The following DNA comes from Mycobacteroides immunogenum.
GATCGGTGAACTCGCGGACACCTTGATGCAGGCAGCACCCGGGCAAGATCCCGCGAACTCGCCGGGGGTGCAGGCACTCAACAAAACCCTCAAAGGGGCGGCCAGATCGCTCGACGGGGTGGGACCCGGCTTCAAGGAGATGCTGAACAGTCTCACCAAGATGGTGGGTGACCCCTACAAAGCCGATGCCGATTACCGCCAGCTCTTCGAGAACAGTGCGATCGTCACCTCCAACTGGTTGCAGTACTGGAACGAATTCGCGGGCGTAGTCGTCTCGCTGCCCGATACCGCCCGGTTGATCGCGGGTATCTCGGAGAACTTCTCGGTCGGACTCGACTACCTGACAACCATTCTTCCCACGTTGAACGGCATGGTGCAGCGCGCCGCAGGACGGCTCTACAAGAATGTCTTCGACAAGCTGGTGCCCTGGATACGGGACATCCTCAACGCCTACACACCGCATATCCTCACCTTCTTCAATACCTTGCCACCGGTGATCAATTGGCTGGCCGACGATATCTATCTACCGAACACAAAGACCCATGGCGTCACCTATATTCCTCCGCGCGTGGCCATTTCACCCGAGCAAGCCAGTGCCATCTGCCAGAATCTGCGCGACCGCAACACGCCCGGCTCCCAGGCGGCGTGTGCGCCCGGAACCGCCTCGGATCCAGTGACACTCGGGCTCACCAACCTGATCATGGGGGCTGCGCTGTCATGATTCGACGCGTCCTGATCATCCTCTTTGCCGCGGCATTCGCCGCCGTACCCGCATGCTCGTCGGAGGCGCTGGACCCCACCAAGATGCCCATGCCCGGGGCCTATATCCCGAAGAACACGTATCGCCTCAAGATCGAATTCTCCAGCGTGCTGAATCTGCCCGGACGAGCGAAAGTGGACGCGGGCGGCGTGCAGGTCGGCCTGCTCGACCGCGTCGAGCTCAAGGGCACCACACCGGTGGCATACGTCGACGTCGACGGCAACGCCACGTTCCCGGAAAACGTCAGGGCCGAGCTCCGGCAGGCCACCGTGCTCGGGGATATCTACATCGCCATGATCTCTCCCAAGGAACCCGCGCCCGCCCGTCTCAAGGATGGCGACACCATCACCCTGGCCAACACCGTTCCCGCCGCGAATGTGGAAGACCTCATGCGGTCGATGTCCAATCTGATTGGCGGCGGGAGTCTGAACACCATGCAGACCACCGTCGCAAACATGAACAGTGCCTTCCCTCCACCGGAGGAACTCGATCGAATCCATCGAGCGCTGGCCGGGATAATTCACGACCTGTCGACGAATCAGGACACCCTCAACAAGATCCTGACCAACATGCAAAACGTCAGTGAAAGCTTCCGGGCCAACAAGGGTACGTACCTGAGGCTGCTCAACGAGGGCCCTAGCAAGTTGCCTTCGCTTGCCAAAGTGGTACTGAGCCTGAGTGATTTGATCATCAATGGTGCCGAGTTCGGACGACAGATCGCGGAGATCCTGGACTACCCCAACCTTATGCAGATCCTGTCCTACCTCACCCCATTCATTCACAGTGCCTCGACGGCCGACACCACCATCCCCGTGCTCGGCGACAAGATGGTACGGACCATCCGCGACCGGATCATCCCGTTCTTCAAAGACGGCGGCCCGAAGTACACCGTCACCGACATCGAAACCCCGGACGGCACATTGGGCATAAGCCCGGGAGAGCGCGCCGATTCGGCCATCCGAAACATGCAGACGATGGGACTGGTGCGATGAGGCTCAAAGTTCTGCTGACTCTTGCGGTGCTCTCGGTTATCTCACTCTTCGGTGCGGTCTACATGGCCTTCGGCGTCCTCGATATCGCTTCCACCAGCAAGACCAATCGCATGACCCTTATGCTGAACAGTTCGGGCGGGCTGATGTCCACCTCACAAGTAACCCTGCGCGGAATCAAGATAGGCAGGGTCACGAATATTCAGGCCACCGCATCGGGTTTGGCGGTATCAATAGCACTGGACAGCAGCTACCCCATCCCGGTTGACAGCCAGGTGAGTGTCCAGAATCTGTCGGCAGCCGGCGAGCAGTACGTGGAGTTCAAACCCACACGTATCGAACCGCCGTATTACAGCGACGGCGCCGTGATTCCCGCGTCGAAGGCCGCCCCCGTCTACACCGTCAGCGACCTGCTCCAGAAGGGCAATGCGCTCATGCAGGCCATGAACGCCGACGATCTGGAAACAACACTCAACAATGTGGCCGCCGGATTTGTGGACAACACCAAAACCATCGACGAGTTGGCCACCACCGCACGTCTATTCGCCCAAATGGTCAAGGACGACAAGCACTACCTGGCCGAGGTGATCGGCAACATGTCGACCCTGACCAACGGGCTCGGCGACATCCACGCGGGCGATATCTTGAAGCAGTCCGCCAAGACCATTCCCAGCAGCATCGACGGACTGGGCAGTCTGGTGAAGGTCATCGAAAAGCTCGAACCGCTGGTCGAGGCCGGCATGGGTGACGGCAAGCCACTGACCGATCTGGTGGACAAACTGTTCGACTACATCAACGCCTTGTCCGAACCACTCTCGGAATTCACAACGGTTCTCGAGCCCATCGTCGCTCCGCTGCGTGACGTCAAGCTGGACGCCGGGCACTGGCTTGACTTCTGGGATTCAACTTTCAACAACCAGGGCGGCCTACGGATCCACCTGGGCGTGCCCGAGTGGCCACAGCCCGACACATCCCGGTCCACGCCGGGTAACCAGTCGCCGCAACCGTCGGCCAAAAACGCACCAGCACCACAATCGGCAACAGCAGGAAGGCCCGGATCATGACCGACATCGACGAGCGCACGCTCACTCTGGATGACGCGGATCCCGAGGAGCTCGCAGATCTGGCGGAGAAATCAGCCGCCGGATCAGGCGAGACCCCCGCCAAGGATACGAAGGACAAACCCGCGAAGCGGGCCAAAGCCGTTGCCTCCAAATCGGAAACCGAAACAGCCACGCTCGACAGCAGGCCAAACATCTGGAAGTGGATCGCAATCGGACTGCTCGCGTTCGGAATCGCGGGCACGGTTTTCGGAGTCTGGCGCTACCAGAGTCTGTCCGACACGGTGTCCGCCGTGCGCGCGGCGGACACCGAGCGCACCGCAGCCATAGACGCGGCATCCGCCTACGCGATGAAGTCGCTCACTTACAGTTACGAAGACCCCGACGGTTTCTTCAAGAACGTCAAAGAAGATGCGGCAGAACCGCTCAAGAACAAGTACAGCGATGCCGAGAAGCTACTCAAGGCCATCATGCTGCAGGCACAGGTGACCTCCAAGGGCGAGATCATCGCCGCGGACGCCGTCGCCCAGCAGAACGGTATCTACCAGGTGGTGGTCACCACCAGGCAGACCACCCGCAATGTGCAGAACCCGGAGCCACGGGCGACCACGTTGGTCCTGCAGATCACCGTCAAGAAGGACGGCAACGGGTGGCAGATCACCGACATCGGCCCAAAGAACGCCAGCTCCACCGGCACCATCATGCACCCGGGCGATCAGAAACTGATTCCCGAAGGTCCCCTGGCACCCGCGCAGGGGACCGGCAAGGCACCTGTCCCCAACCTCCCACCGCTGCCTGTCATTCCCGGTCAGAAGTAGGTCATGTCTCGCCGTAGATATGGCCGGGGCGCCGGCGTCGCCGCGACGGCCCTGCTGGTTTCCGCACAGGTGATTCATCCGGCTGCGGTGGCACGGGCGGCACTGCCACCGTGCGCCACCAGAGCCACCATGATTGTCCCGGAAACCCCGATGGCACACACGGATTGCCGCCTCACCGCAGCGGACGGTACCGGAATCACCTTCGATGTCGTGTACTGGCGCCCGCTGCCCGACAACAACGACGCGCCGAGCTATCCGCCGCTGTCCGTGCGGGTCACCATCAAGGATGCCGGCGGAAGAACGTTGCAAGAAGCCACCGAACTGCTGGAACCGTCCAGCCCCTCCCCCGTTGGCCTACTGGATATCGACGGAGATGGCCGCGACGAAATGGTCATTCCCATGTCCACGCGCGTCATGAATGGTGCGGTGAATACCCGTTTTTCGGTGTGGCGAGCTGAGAAGCAGACCACCCACTTCGAGCGAGTTCAGATGTTCGGCCAGGCCGTCTACCCCAGTGGCGACGGCTACATAGTGGTCAACAGCGGAGCATTCTCCAGCCGCGATCTCGACTTCTACCTACCCACGGCGGCGGGTTACACCCACATCGTCACCCTGACGATGACCACCGAAGAGGTCGACCTCAACACCCGTAAGGTACTCACGGCGAGCTGCATGGTGCACAAACAAGCCGGCCTGGGCGCGATCGACATGGACTGGGAGGATTCCCCGGTCTTCTGCGATTCACCTGCCGCCAAGGCAATCTGGCCAGATGCTCAGCGGGTGGAGACCAACCGCCGCGTCCAGGGGCGCTAGCGCGCCGCAGCCGTGCGGTTCGGAATATCTAACAGCTCGATGAGCGACCGCAAGCCAGGCCGTAGACCCCAGGTGAAGACGGTACGCAACAGCGGCTGCAGCCACCGCAGCGGCAGCCACGAAACAAAGCGCGGAGTTATCGCGACGGTCCAGTCCAGAGTGCAGCCATCGGGAATGCTAGTGAGCACGTAGTCCTCTGCCCAGAGTCGAAGCAGCGGCCAGGTGCCCGCTACTGCCGAGTAGGTGATGCGGTGTGGTGGCTCATACCGCCAGAATCTTTCGCGCTGGATCCACAGAAACCGCCACGGCGCTGACACCGTGCCCATCTCCCGTTCCATGCCGACGTGCCGGCCCGGTTCGTCATAGCGCACACCGCAACCGAACGGCAGCCAGGACCAGGCGTGGTCGCTGTCCAGTGCCGCCCACACCTGGCCTATCGGCACCGGAAAGGTGTGCGTAGTGCGCAGCACAATGGCCGCTGATTCGAAGGCGGAATCGTCGGCCAGGGGAACCCGGTATCCGGGTGCGAGCATGGGCCAGCTCACTGTCAGACCGTAGCCTGCGAATGATGCACCGGTGCGGCCACGTCAGCGCTCGCCGGCCCCCGTTCGTACGCGTAATCCCCGGCCGGAAAGCTCCTCGCCGCGCGCCGCGCTTGCCAGGTGGTCGTCGGACGCAACAGTGGTACATCGTCATCGGCGTTCTTCCAGTAGGACCGCACGCCACGATTCAGCTCGGTGAAGTAGTACTTCAAATTTCTGCCGTTGCGCAACATGCTCTGATGGAAACGGTCCAGCGCCTCCTGCCGCACCTCCATGCGGGTGGCCTGGCGTTCGTCGGCCAGCGAGATGGCACGCACGATGTGCGTGACCGCCGTGTCAGCAAGCCCGTGCCAGCCCCCATTGCCGGTCCATGAGTACGGCCCCACGATGATCCAGCGATTCGGAAATCCCGTGATCGAAACACTCTCGTATGCCTGCATACCGTGTGTGTTGAAGAAATCGCCCAGGTCACGCCCTTGTGCGCCGGTTACCCGTCCCCGCTTGTACGACGCGGGCTCAGAGAAGAGATCGAAACCTGTTGCGGTGATCAGGAAATCCGCCTCGTGAACCGTCCCGTCAATGGTTCGCACACCCTCGGGCACGACCTCGTCGATGGCCGTGGTGACCAGCGAGCAATGTGGCTTGTTGAACACCCGCGGGAAGTCGGAGTTCAGGGTGGGCCGATTACCGAAGGGCCCAAAGGACGGCAGCAGTACGCGTGCCACGTCCGGGTCCCGCACCACCGCACGTAGGTAGGCCCCGTACAGCGCACGTCCCGCGCGATCGAAGGCCCGCATCAACGGACGCATGATCGCACCCGGCGTGTGGATCATGAACCACAACCCGGCACTACCGCCCGCCAGCGCACCCCATTCAATCGCCGAGAACAATCCCGGAATACGCAGAGCCCATTGCGCTATCGCCGGTATCCGGAAATCGGGTTTAGGTATGCAGTACACGGGAGTGCGCTGGAACACGGTAAGTGTCTGGGTGTCGTCCGCTATCGCACCGCACAATTGGACGCCGGTGGCTCCGGTGCCTATCACGGCCACGCGCTTGCCGCGCACGTCGTGCTCCGGCAGCCACTTCACGGGCGTCACGCGGGTACCGGAGAAGTTCTCGAGCCCCTTGATACCGGGCTGCTTAGGGTCAAAGAAGGGACCGATCGCCGAAATCACAAACCGCGCAGTGATCACCGAGCCATCCGCGAGATTCATTCGCCACCAGTGGTTCTCTTCGTCCCACTCCTCGTTGAGGACATCGACACCGAAACGGAAATGCGGCCGCAGATTGAATTCTTCGGCAACCCGCTGATGGTAGGCCTGCACTTCAGATCCTGGAGCAAAGACGCGGGACCACTTTGGGTTACGCGCGAACGGGAATTGATAGATCACCGATGGGATGTCGACCGCGATCCCCGGGTACACGTTGTCACGCCATGTCCCGCCTAGGTCGCCGGCCCGATCGACGATGACGAAATCCTTGATTCCCGACTGCTGTAGGCGCACTCCGGCGCATAGGCCGCCGATACCCGCGCCAATGACAACGACATGGTGGTCTGGAGTTGACACGGACATATGAGCCTCCTTGCTCGAAGCTGGGATTTTTCTAATTCGACTTTTTGGCAACGGATTCCGCCATCGACCTGCCGCCTGTCTTCGATAAGTGTTCAAAGCGGAAGTCGTCTAACGGGAAATTCTTACTGGCCCGTGTCGACTGATATGCCGTGGTGGGCCGTAGGAAGGAGAAGTCGCCGTGACGGTCGATGTAGTAAGAGTTAGCGTTGACGCAGGCACGACCATGCATGAGCGTCGACTCAGCCTTGGGCGCGATGAACTCGAAGAACCTGTTGTTGGCATCCTCCGTCACCGCGAAGGCCGTGGCGCCGCGTGTGCGCGCCTCGGTGATCACCCGCACCGCGATACGGGTGGCGTTCTCCACCATGACATGCCACGAGCTGCCACTCCAGGCGAACGGACCGAAGACCATGAAGGTATTGGGCAGCTGGGGCATCGTGACACCCTCATACGCACGGGCACGGTTGTTCTCGTAGTAGTCCGCGAGGTCGAATCCATTGCGTCCCTTCACCGGGCGGGCCCGATACACCTCGGGGCTCTGCGACATTTCAAACCCTGTCGCCAGAACCAGCACGTCGACATCGCGGCGTACCCCGTCCTTGGTGACAATTCCCGTCGGGGTGATCTCGGCGATCGGGTCGGTTATCAGATCCACATGCGGTTGGGTGAAGGTCCGATAGTAGATGTTTGAGACGCTGGGACGCTTACATCCGAAGCCATACTCCGGGGTCAGTCTCTTGCGCAGCTTCCGGTCGCGTACCTGCGTGAAAAGAAAGGCACGGCACGCCCAATTCGGAATGAGTGTTATCGGTGCTATCTGCTTGCCGTACACCGTGATCGCCACCAACCCGACCTCTACCGCGGCCGCCGCGACCCCCCGAATCAATGACTGTAGGCCTGGAACGTACTTCAGTGCCCAGCGGGCGGCGCGCGGTATCGGGAAGTCAGGTTTGGCGAAGACCCAGATAGCGCGGCGCTGGTAGACGTCCAGATGCGATGCCACCCGCGCCATTTGGGGAATCAGCTGCACCGAGGTGGCACCCGTTCCGATCACGGCGATTCGCTTGCCCGCCAGAGCATAGTCATGATCCCAATTCTGGGTCTGGATAACCTTGCCGCCGAAAGACTCCAGACCTGGGATATCCGGGATCTTCGGCTCGACGAAGGCCCCGACGGCAGTGATGACGAACCGCGAGGTGATCACACGCCCGTCGGCCAGGGTGAGATGCCAGAGGTGGTTGTCTTCGTCCCATTCTCGCTTCATGACCTCATGCCCCAACCGCAGGTGGTCATTCAGGCAGTACTGATCCACCAGGCCCGCGATGTATTGCTGTACCTCGCGGCCCTTCGGGAACGTGCGCGACCAATTGGGATTCTTCGCGAATGAGAACTGGTACACAATCCCGGGAACATCCACGGCGACATCGGGATAGTGGTTGTTGTACCAGGTACCGCCGATTCCCGCGGAACGCTCGAGGATGACGAAGTCGGTAAGTCCGGCACGCTTCAGACCTATGGCAGCGCCGAGCCCGCCGATGCCGGCGCCGATAATCGCGGTTTCGTAATGGGGAGCATTCATCGGGCCGCCTCGACCTGCCGCTCGATACGGCCGTCGTACTCGCTGCGGGCACGCCGATCCACGGGCCCAACTGTCCTGTCGGCGTTTACGACCCGCCTGGCGAGCAGCCATAGCGACTCCGGGACCAGGTGCTGCAGCCGAAGTGCCAGGACCGTGCCCCGGGGAGAACCCACCACCGCCGGCCGCCGGCGCAGTGTGCTGACCGCATCGCGTGCCACCCATCCGGGCGGAATGATGCCCAGCTTCTCCCACCATCGGAAGGGGATGCCATCGACGAGTTGGGTACGAACCGCCGAGGGCATCACGGTCGAGATCGTGACGCCGGTGCCGACAAGCTCTTCCCGGGCGCTGCGCGCGAAGCCGGTGGCCGCGTGCTTCGAAGCGACATAGCTGGCCAGGCCCGGTGAATGGATCGCACCCGCCGCCGACGTCACATTGATGAAATGTCCTCTGCCCCGGTCGATCATCCGTGGCGCCAAAACCTGGTAGGAGATGTAGTGACTCCAGAAATTGACGCGCATGGTCGCCTCGGCTACGCCACGGGACTCTGCCAGCAGTGGGCCCACCGGCATGATCCCCGCGTTGTTCACCACGATGTCGATGGGCCCGATGGTTTCTTCGACCTCGGAGACCACCCGCAGATACTCATCGAATTCTGTCACGTCCAGCGCGAAACCTCGTGCACCGGAGCCAACGTCGCATGCCGCCTCAACGGCGGCAGCTCCGTCCAGGTCGGCGATGACTACTCGTGCGCCCATACCCGCCAGCCGATGGGCGATAGCCAACCCGATACCGCGCGCACCACCGGTGACCAAGGCGACGGCACCTTCTGTGCGAATCTCCGTGAACTTCATGCCGCGCGCCGTCCCGCATGCGCGGCGACAAAGGCCGAGATCTCCCCCACGGCGGCCTTCGCGTCGACGAGTACGTCGGCGGCGATCTGGAATACGTGCACCTGGTTCCTCCATATCTGCAGTTCTACGGGCACACCGGCCTCGGCCAGCCGCGCGGCAGCGAATTCGGTGTCAGGGCGCAGAATCTCGTCGCTACCCACCTGAAAAAGCGTGGGCGGCAGGCACGCCAATGTGGGGACACAACCTTCGACGAAGCTGTCCAACACCTCGAAGCCCGCGGCGGTCTTCTCCGCGGAGAGCATGAGACGTTCCATGGCGATCAGTGCCGCCGCCGGGAACAACGGATCATTGGATTGCGACGCCAATACCAGCTTGCCTGCCGGATCACGTTGCACCAGTGGCGAGATGCACACCAGCGCGGCCGGTGAACCGTACCCGCGGCGCTGCGCGATCAGACTTGTGACCAACGCCAGGAAGCCACCCGCGGAATCCCCCGCGATGACGATCTCCGAGGGCTGATAACCCATCTCGGTGAGCGCGCGGAACCCGTCCAGCGCATCCTCCACTGCCGCCGAGACAGGATGCGCCGGGAGCTTGCGGTAGTTGACGGCCAGAGACGTGACCCCGGCTGCGGCGACAATGCGCGAGATCAGCCGGCGATGCGAATTCAGACCCCCGACGACAAAGGCGCCACCGTGCAGGTAGAGCATCGCGCCGTGCGGCGGGCAGTCACCACGGTGCATGAGTTCGGCGTCGCAGTTGGCCAGCCGGACCCGGGTGCGGCGCACTCCCCGCACGGGCCGCAGCACGACGGCCGCCAGGTCCACGACCCGGTACGGCCAGGGCAAATGGGGGAACCGCGCCCACAGCGCGATCACGGGATATCCGACGGCGCGAATCGCCACCCGCCCCAAGCGCAGCAGAACAGTCAGCGAACCTCGCTCAGAGCGCACAGGCTCCACGCGCTCCTGATGCAGCGGCACGACATTGGCCGTCATCGGGGCTCCTCGGTGATCTCTTGAACGCGAACAGGTCTTTAACAGACTGACATGCCATTCATA
Coding sequences within:
- a CDS encoding MlaD family protein, translated to MTQPVFVDKILTRLAGMRPAARAGLVTAAALVLAAVLAIAGIFGARTVFPAVKNMVMPYLGNAHIPFLDNTRSLCADFRDGSGLYKGNKVLLLGVEIGTVTAVTNKPDHVEVDFEIPNDMDLPADVGAASYSQSVITNRSIELTRSWSEGPKFIGNQCISIENTRTPVTVTESFSAIGELADTLMQAAPGQDPANSPGVQALNKTLKGAARSLDGVGPGFKEMLNSLTKMVGDPYKADADYRQLFENSAIVTSNWLQYWNEFAGVVVSLPDTARLIAGISENFSVGLDYLTTILPTLNGMVQRAAGRLYKNVFDKLVPWIRDILNAYTPHILTFFNTLPPVINWLADDIYLPNTKTHGVTYIPPRVAISPEQASAICQNLRDRNTPGSQAACAPGTASDPVTLGLTNLIMGAALS
- a CDS encoding MlaD family protein; this translates as MIRRVLIILFAAAFAAVPACSSEALDPTKMPMPGAYIPKNTYRLKIEFSSVLNLPGRAKVDAGGVQVGLLDRVELKGTTPVAYVDVDGNATFPENVRAELRQATVLGDIYIAMISPKEPAPARLKDGDTITLANTVPAANVEDLMRSMSNLIGGGSLNTMQTTVANMNSAFPPPEELDRIHRALAGIIHDLSTNQDTLNKILTNMQNVSESFRANKGTYLRLLNEGPSKLPSLAKVVLSLSDLIINGAEFGRQIAEILDYPNLMQILSYLTPFIHSASTADTTIPVLGDKMVRTIRDRIIPFFKDGGPKYTVTDIETPDGTLGISPGERADSAIRNMQTMGLVR
- a CDS encoding MlaD family protein translates to MRLKVLLTLAVLSVISLFGAVYMAFGVLDIASTSKTNRMTLMLNSSGGLMSTSQVTLRGIKIGRVTNIQATASGLAVSIALDSSYPIPVDSQVSVQNLSAAGEQYVEFKPTRIEPPYYSDGAVIPASKAAPVYTVSDLLQKGNALMQAMNADDLETTLNNVAAGFVDNTKTIDELATTARLFAQMVKDDKHYLAEVIGNMSTLTNGLGDIHAGDILKQSAKTIPSSIDGLGSLVKVIEKLEPLVEAGMGDGKPLTDLVDKLFDYINALSEPLSEFTTVLEPIVAPLRDVKLDAGHWLDFWDSTFNNQGGLRIHLGVPEWPQPDTSRSTPGNQSPQPSAKNAPAPQSATAGRPGS
- a CDS encoding SRPBCC family protein, encoding MLAPGYRVPLADDSAFESAAIVLRTTHTFPVPIGQVWAALDSDHAWSWLPFGCGVRYDEPGRHVGMEREMGTVSAPWRFLWIQRERFWRYEPPHRITYSAVAGTWPLLRLWAEDYVLTSIPDGCTLDWTVAITPRFVSWLPLRWLQPLLRTVFTWGLRPGLRSLIELLDIPNRTAAAR
- a CDS encoding flavin-containing monooxygenase — protein: MSVSTPDHHVVVIGAGIGGLCAGVRLQQSGIKDFVIVDRAGDLGGTWRDNVYPGIAVDIPSVIYQFPFARNPKWSRVFAPGSEVQAYHQRVAEEFNLRPHFRFGVDVLNEEWDEENHWWRMNLADGSVITARFVISAIGPFFDPKQPGIKGLENFSGTRVTPVKWLPEHDVRGKRVAVIGTGATGVQLCGAIADDTQTLTVFQRTPVYCIPKPDFRIPAIAQWALRIPGLFSAIEWGALAGGSAGLWFMIHTPGAIMRPLMRAFDRAGRALYGAYLRAVVRDPDVARVLLPSFGPFGNRPTLNSDFPRVFNKPHCSLVTTAIDEVVPEGVRTIDGTVHEADFLITATGFDLFSEPASYKRGRVTGAQGRDLGDFFNTHGMQAYESVSITGFPNRWIIVGPYSWTGNGGWHGLADTAVTHIVRAISLADERQATRMEVRQEALDRFHQSMLRNGRNLKYYFTELNRGVRSYWKNADDDVPLLRPTTTWQARRAARSFPAGDYAYERGPASADVAAPVHHSQATV
- a CDS encoding flavin-containing monooxygenase; amino-acid sequence: MNAPHYETAIIGAGIGGLGAAIGLKRAGLTDFVILERSAGIGGTWYNNHYPDVAVDVPGIVYQFSFAKNPNWSRTFPKGREVQQYIAGLVDQYCLNDHLRLGHEVMKREWDEDNHLWHLTLADGRVITSRFVITAVGAFVEPKIPDIPGLESFGGKVIQTQNWDHDYALAGKRIAVIGTGATSVQLIPQMARVASHLDVYQRRAIWVFAKPDFPIPRAARWALKYVPGLQSLIRGVAAAAVEVGLVAITVYGKQIAPITLIPNWACRAFLFTQVRDRKLRKRLTPEYGFGCKRPSVSNIYYRTFTQPHVDLITDPIAEITPTGIVTKDGVRRDVDVLVLATGFEMSQSPEVYRARPVKGRNGFDLADYYENNRARAYEGVTMPQLPNTFMVFGPFAWSGSSWHVMVENATRIAVRVITEARTRGATAFAVTEDANNRFFEFIAPKAESTLMHGRACVNANSYYIDRHGDFSFLRPTTAYQSTRASKNFPLDDFRFEHLSKTGGRSMAESVAKKSN
- a CDS encoding SDR family NAD(P)-dependent oxidoreductase, with translation MKFTEIRTEGAVALVTGGARGIGLAIAHRLAGMGARVVIADLDGAAAVEAACDVGSGARGFALDVTEFDEYLRVVSEVEETIGPIDIVVNNAGIMPVGPLLAESRGVAEATMRVNFWSHYISYQVLAPRMIDRGRGHFINVTSAAGAIHSPGLASYVASKHAATGFARSAREELVGTGVTISTVMPSAVRTQLVDGIPFRWWEKLGIIPPGWVARDAVSTLRRRPAVVGSPRGTVLALRLQHLVPESLWLLARRVVNADRTVGPVDRRARSEYDGRIERQVEAAR
- a CDS encoding alpha/beta hydrolase, coding for MTANVVPLHQERVEPVRSERGSLTVLLRLGRVAIRAVGYPVIALWARFPHLPWPYRVVDLAAVVLRPVRGVRRTRVRLANCDAELMHRGDCPPHGAMLYLHGGAFVVGGLNSHRRLISRIVAAAGVTSLAVNYRKLPAHPVSAAVEDALDGFRALTEMGYQPSEIVIAGDSAGGFLALVTSLIAQRRGYGSPAALVCISPLVQRDPAGKLVLASQSNDPLFPAAALIAMERLMLSAEKTAAGFEVLDSFVEGCVPTLACLPPTLFQVGSDEILRPDTEFAAARLAEAGVPVELQIWRNQVHVFQIAADVLVDAKAAVGEISAFVAAHAGRRAA